Proteins encoded by one window of Dryocola sp. LX212:
- a CDS encoding GntR family transcriptional regulator: MQISKKPEGIAERIYRQLKQEIFDFQLLPGDRFSENDVARRLEASRTPVRQALYALEQEGYVGVQPRSGWQIKTVDFDFLESLYDLRIVLELEAVKRLCALPPEVKPLQTLKHFWIDSPQLADGGEVASHDEAFHMTLVEAAGNPEMARVHRDITEKIRIVRRLDFTQRPRVSATYHEHGQILLAILDRHFQEAQSRLHDHIAASQKEVRQITLHMLQQAKRGVFP; encoded by the coding sequence ATGCAAATTAGTAAAAAACCAGAAGGTATCGCAGAACGCATCTACCGTCAGCTCAAGCAGGAGATCTTCGATTTCCAGCTGCTGCCGGGCGACCGCTTCAGCGAAAACGACGTTGCCCGGCGGCTGGAAGCCAGCCGTACCCCGGTGCGCCAGGCGCTGTATGCCCTGGAACAGGAAGGTTACGTCGGGGTGCAGCCCCGCAGCGGCTGGCAGATCAAAACGGTGGATTTTGACTTTCTGGAATCGCTCTACGACCTGCGAATTGTGCTGGAGCTTGAAGCGGTGAAGCGGCTGTGTGCGCTACCGCCGGAGGTGAAGCCGCTGCAGACGCTGAAGCACTTCTGGATTGACTCTCCGCAGCTGGCGGACGGCGGCGAGGTTGCCAGCCACGACGAGGCGTTTCACATGACGCTGGTAGAAGCAGCGGGAAACCCTGAAATGGCCCGGGTTCACCGGGACATCACCGAAAAAATTCGTATCGTGAGGCGGCTGGATTTTACCCAACGGCCACGCGTCAGCGCGACGTACCACGAGCACGGGCAGATTTTGCTCGCCATTTTAGACCGTCATTTTCAGGAGGCGCAGAGCCGTTTACACGACCACATTGCCGCAAGTCAGAAAGAGGTTCGTCAGATTACTCTCCATATGCTTCAGCAGGCGAAGCGTGGGGTTTTTCCTTAA